The sequence below is a genomic window from Desulfobulbus oligotrophicus.
GCCTCCGTCATGTACTGGTGGAGGTTCGCGATCCGTCCTGGTTTGCCGACCACCCGGACTTTGCCAGCGGAGCATCGGTCTTCCTCAGCGGCACGGTAGTCAACGCCCTCAACACCAGCGGTGTCGGCAACGCGCTGATCGAATTCCGCCGCTCGGAAACCGGCCCGGCGGCGTTTCAGACCTTCGCCAACGCCTATGGCCGGTTTGAGCTGTCCGTGCCCGAGGGATTCTATTACGTGGAGGTCACCGCGCCGGGATACATCGCCTGGCACGGCTGGGTGAACGCCGACCCCAACACCTCCGGCGACATCCAGATCGTTCTCTCGCCCGAACTCGACGGCCAGGTCGCCCGCATCGTGTTGCAGTGGGGGCTCAACCCCCGGGATCTCGATTCCCATCTCACCGGACCGACGCCATCGGGCGGCAGGTTCCATGTGTTCTATTCCCACACCATCGAAAACGAGGCGGCGGAATTGGACGTGGACGACACCAGTTCCTACGGGCCGGAGACCATCACCATCCATCGGCTCATTCCCGGCGTCTACCGCTACGCGGTCCACGACTACACCAACCGCAACGCCAATCCGAGCACCGGCCTGGCGCAGTCCGGAGCATCGGTGAAAGTGTTCCTGAGCGATGGCCGTGAGCAGACCTTCACCGTTCCCAATGCCCCGGGCACGGTCTGGACCGTGTTCGAAATAGACGGTGCGACCGGGACTGTGACGCCGGTCAACGCCATGAGCTATCAATCCCAACCCGCCAATGTCGGCATGTAATGGAGGTTGTCGATGATTTCCGAAGAACCCGCCGACTTGCAGGCCACCATCGAACAAACCGATTCCGGCGAACAGCAGTATGTACTGCGGGCGCTCTGCGATCACCTGTCCGGCATCCGTGAGGAGCTTTCCGGCATCCGCACGTTGCTGGAGGCCGGTCACGCCGCCTCGGAGGCGATGCGCGGCCAGGCCCAGGCCTATCTGGAAGCCCAGCAGGCCAGGACCCAGGAGTACCTGGAGCAGGTACAGATCGAGCCGGAGCCCGATTTTTATCCCTTTGTCGAACTGCCTGTGGGCACCGAACCCCGGGATCTGCCGGATGGCAACCGGCTCTTCACCTTGCCCGACGGCATGATCCTGCGGACCACGGACGACCAGCGCATCTGCGTTATCGACGGAGGAGAACAGCAGGTCATCACTCCCGGACCCGGCACGGCAATCGAGGTCGCCCCGGGACGCCTTTACACCCTGGTCGAGTCCTATCTGCGCTCGACCCAGGAGGCAGCCGGTATCAGCGGACTGCCTGCCGGGATCGAGCCGACCGCAATGGGCGCGGAACGCTTCGCGGTGGTTCTGCCCGAGGGCATCCGCCTCGACGTCGATCACCGGGAGCGGTTCATCACCCTGATCAACCCGGCCGGACCTATCGACATCATCGGCATCGGCCGCATCGAGGGCATCGGCGAAACCATCGCTGTCCGTCTGCTCTCCGGGGGAGCCAAGGGATTCCAGTGCGGTCAGTCCGGCCACGGCGGGCTGATCGAGGTGGACGGCACCATCCACCTGGGGCTGAACAATGGCCTGGATCTGGTGGTCCGGTTCCAGGGAGAAGCCATTGACGACGGCACTTCGGAAAATGGCTGCTCGGGACAGTGCGGCCTCGACTGCGAGGAGCGTACCTGATGAGCTACGACTTTCTCGGCAAGGGGCTGCGTTACCCATTCCGGTTTCAGTCGCTATCCGGCGGCATCCAGGTATCGACCGCCACCTCGCGGGAGCACGAACACATCCGCGAAAGCATCCTGCAGATCCTCGGCACCCGAATCGGCGAACGGTTCATGAATCCGGAGTTCGGTTCCAGGCTGAAGGATCTGGTGTTCGAACAAAACGACGAGGTGCTCAAGGGCCTGCTGCGCCATTACGTGATCGACGCCATTAAGCGCTGGGAAAAGCGGGTGATCATCACGGAGGTACACTTCGACGACCGGCCGCTGAACATCGACGGCAACCTGCTGCTGGTGCATATCGCCTACCGGGTGATCCAGAGCCAGGTGGACGGCAACCTGGTCTATCCCTTCTACAGAGAAGACCCGAACAATCCCGCGCCCAGCTATCCCCAGCCGGAGCCCGAGCCGGAACCGCCGCCGGTACGCAGCGTGCGCCTGTCGCCGGACGTGCGCTCGCTGTTCAATCTGCTCTGGTTCGACGCAGCCGAGATGAGCCCTGATCCAGATGATTCCTTCATCTGGCCAGCGGGAGAATACGAAGTCGCCTACATCGAGGGAGCCTATCAGGACCGCAACGGCAAGTGGATCGTCAGCGATCCGGGTGACAACCACGGCCATTACCTGACATTCGAGGGAGCGCCAGAAACGGAAGCGCCCCAGGCCGAGCACGCCCTCTATCTGGCCGCGAGCGGTCTGGGCTTCGACACCCAGAGTCAGGCGGAAGACAACGCCGCTGGCACCGTTCACCGGATCACCACCCTGGAGCCGGGCCGCATCGGTCTGTTCTATTTCGAGGGCAAGAAGGAATCCCACTACCTCAACAACACCTCCGGGCAGCCCAATCCCGTCTGGCAACTGCGCGGCCCGCTCTGAGGCATCCCGCCTCCGACACATCCAGGTCCCTTCCGGTAAGTAACCGGCGTGGCGAGAGCATCAGGCGCTCGCGCATAACCGCCGAAAAACGGAGAGACCATGGGCCGCGCAAGCATCGGATACATCAACAAGGATTACGAATCGATCCGCCAGGATCTGTTGGCGAAGATCCCGCAGCTCACCGACCGCTGGACCGATTTCAACCACTCCGATCTCGGCGTCGTCCTGCTCGATCTGTTCTGCGGCGTGGGCGACATGCTGGCCTACTACCTGGACGCCCAGGCGGCGGAGGCCTTTCTGCCCACGGCCCGCCAGCGCCAGAACGTCATCAACCTCTGCAAGCTCATCGGCTACCGGCTGGACTCGCCGGTGGCCTCCACCACCACGCTGCGTTTCCGGCTCTCCGTCCCGCTTGGCAAGGATCTGACCATTTCGGCGGGGACGGCCTGCCGCGCCTTGCTGAGTGACGGCGAGGCGGATTTCGAGACGGTCGAGGACGGCTTGATCCCGCGAGGCGTACTCTCGGTGGACATCCCGGCCCGGCAAGGCGTGCGCCGCACCGAGACCTTCACATCGACGGGGCTGCCATTCCAGCGCATCCGCCTGACCGGCGACGTCATCGCCCAGGGCACCATCACCGTTACGGTGGGGGAAGACGCCTGGAGCGAGGTCGATCATTTTCAGGACAGCCTGGCCGACAGCCGCCATTTCATGGCCGACCTGGATGCGCTCGACATCTCCACCCTGATTTTCGGCGACGGGCAAAGCGGCGCTATACCCACTCAGGGAAGTGCCATCACCGTCAGCTATCTGCAGACCATCGGAGACCAGGGCAATCTCGGCCCGAACCGGATCACCCAACTGCTGAGCCCGGTCTACCTCGACGGCGGCCAGGTTTCCCTGACCGTCACCAATCCTGTGCCCGCCACCGGCGGCGCTTCGCGGGAAGCCCTCGAACACGCCCGCCGACAGGCACCGGCGGAGCTGCGCAGTCTCTGGAAGGCCGTCACCCTGGAGGATTACCAGGCGCTCGCCGAGGGCTACCCCGGTGTCGCCAAGGCCAAGGTGCTCGACACCAATGCCTGTCAGAACATCCGCTATTACAACGTCCACCTGGCCATCGCCCCCAATGGCGGCGGCATGCCCTCAGCGCTGCTCAAGCGGGACCTCGCCGAGTTTCTCGAACGCCGCAAGGTCATCACGGTCGAGATCACCCTGTTCGACCCGATCTACCGGCCCGTTTCCATCGACGCCGAGGTCTACATCTGGCCCGGTGAACCGCTGGAAAACGTGCGCAGCCGCATCGAAGCAGCGCTCACCGATTTCTTTTCCTTCGACGAGGTCTCCTTCGGGCAGACCATTCACTTCTCCGACCTGGTGGCGCTGATCGATGGCGTGCGCGGCGTCAGCCACATGCATCTCTACGCGCCGCAGCAGGACATTGAGCTGCGCCACGGCGAAATTCCGGTTCTCGGCAGTGTCAACCTCGATCTGCGGAGGGCCGGTTGATGTCGGATTGGTTCAAGGACAATCTGCTCGGCCTGCTGCCGCCGCTTTACGAGCACAACGACGAAGCCGGTGACCTGCG
It includes:
- a CDS encoding carboxypeptidase regulatory-like domain-containing protein, with product MTDTASAYNHWEVQPLSIRLSAGEFEQRVPLSLRGDVDAPVFASSNPEVAEIGPDGVIRCGWTIGNAVLMVWRSSVRDSLRHVLVEVRDPSWFADHPDFASGASVFLSGTVVNALNTSGVGNALIEFRRSETGPAAFQTFANAYGRFELSVPEGFYYVEVTAPGYIAWHGWVNADPNTSGDIQIVLSPELDGQVARIVLQWGLNPRDLDSHLTGPTPSGGRFHVFYSHTIENEAAELDVDDTSSYGPETITIHRLIPGVYRYAVHDYTNRNANPSTGLAQSGASVKVFLSDGREQTFTVPNAPGTVWTVFEIDGATGTVTPVNAMSYQSQPANVGM
- a CDS encoding GPW/gp25 family protein, whose amino-acid sequence is MSYDFLGKGLRYPFRFQSLSGGIQVSTATSREHEHIRESILQILGTRIGERFMNPEFGSRLKDLVFEQNDEVLKGLLRHYVIDAIKRWEKRVIITEVHFDDRPLNIDGNLLLVHIAYRVIQSQVDGNLVYPFYREDPNNPAPSYPQPEPEPEPPPVRSVRLSPDVRSLFNLLWFDAAEMSPDPDDSFIWPAGEYEVAYIEGAYQDRNGKWIVSDPGDNHGHYLTFEGAPETEAPQAEHALYLAASGLGFDTQSQAEDNAAGTVHRITTLEPGRIGLFYFEGKKESHYLNNTSGQPNPVWQLRGPL
- a CDS encoding baseplate J/gp47 family protein, translated to MGRASIGYINKDYESIRQDLLAKIPQLTDRWTDFNHSDLGVVLLDLFCGVGDMLAYYLDAQAAEAFLPTARQRQNVINLCKLIGYRLDSPVASTTTLRFRLSVPLGKDLTISAGTACRALLSDGEADFETVEDGLIPRGVLSVDIPARQGVRRTETFTSTGLPFQRIRLTGDVIAQGTITVTVGEDAWSEVDHFQDSLADSRHFMADLDALDISTLIFGDGQSGAIPTQGSAITVSYLQTIGDQGNLGPNRITQLLSPVYLDGGQVSLTVTNPVPATGGASREALEHARRQAPAELRSLWKAVTLEDYQALAEGYPGVAKAKVLDTNACQNIRYYNVHLAIAPNGGGMPSALLKRDLAEFLERRKVITVEITLFDPIYRPVSIDAEVYIWPGEPLENVRSRIEAALTDFFSFDEVSFGQTIHFSDLVALIDGVRGVSHMHLYAPQQDIELRHGEIPVLGSVNLDLRRAG